Proteins encoded by one window of Xylella fastidiosa:
- a CDS encoding dihydroorotase, whose amino-acid sequence MNPTLIVNARLVNEGREFDSDLRIENGRIARIDTGLSAQSKDIVIDAAGRRLLPGMIDDQVHFREPGLTHKGDIASESAAAVAGGLTSFMDMPNTNPPTLGAAALQAKYDAARGRAWGNYGFYLGASNDNLAAIQALDPKTSPGIKVFMGASTGNMLVDNETTLEGIFRYAPTPIITHCEDTPTINATLAKYHSRYGNTLSAEQHPDIRSRQACLKSSQLAVSLAKKNGTRLHVLHISTADELRLFEAGPLVDAAGKRCKQITAETCIHFLHFDRMDYARLGNLIKCNPAIKEASDREALIAALAKDVIDVLATDHAPHTWEEKQQPYAQAPSGLPLVQYALVAALELVHAGRLSVTEIVRKFAHAPAQLFDVIERGFLREGYWADLVLVEDTPFTVKRQEILSKCGWSPFEGTTFRSRIASTWVNGNHVWDGNRLVGVPNGQRLEFDR is encoded by the coding sequence ATGAATCCAACCTTGATCGTGAACGCCCGCTTGGTCAATGAAGGCCGCGAATTCGACAGCGATTTGAGAATCGAGAACGGACGCATCGCCCGTATCGACACCGGACTGTCTGCACAAAGTAAGGACATCGTCATTGATGCAGCGGGCCGCCGTTTACTGCCTGGCATGATCGACGACCAAGTCCATTTTCGCGAACCTGGACTCACCCACAAGGGCGATATTGCCAGCGAGTCCGCTGCTGCAGTGGCCGGCGGACTGACGAGCTTTATGGATATGCCCAACACCAATCCACCGACATTAGGCGCTGCTGCATTGCAGGCCAAGTATGACGCTGCAAGGGGGCGTGCCTGGGGCAACTATGGTTTCTACCTCGGCGCCAGCAACGATAATCTTGCGGCAATCCAAGCACTAGACCCCAAAACCAGTCCAGGCATCAAAGTGTTCATGGGGGCCTCCACAGGCAACATGCTGGTGGACAATGAAACCACGCTGGAAGGGATTTTCCGCTATGCACCCACCCCGATCATCACCCACTGCGAGGACACACCGACCATCAACGCAACACTGGCCAAGTACCACTCTCGCTACGGCAATACACTGAGTGCCGAGCAACACCCAGATATCCGCTCGCGCCAAGCCTGCTTGAAATCCTCGCAGCTAGCCGTATCGCTGGCAAAGAAAAACGGCACCCGGCTGCACGTACTCCATATTTCTACCGCTGATGAGCTGAGACTGTTTGAAGCTGGCCCACTGGTCGATGCCGCCGGCAAACGATGCAAGCAAATCACCGCCGAAACCTGTATCCATTTCCTACATTTTGATCGCATGGACTATGCACGCCTTGGCAACCTCATCAAGTGCAACCCAGCCATCAAGGAAGCCAGCGACCGCGAAGCACTGATCGCCGCTTTGGCAAAGGACGTGATCGACGTCCTCGCCACCGATCATGCACCGCACACCTGGGAAGAGAAACAGCAACCATATGCACAGGCTCCCTCCGGCCTGCCATTGGTCCAGTACGCGCTGGTCGCAGCACTGGAACTGGTGCATGCCGGTCGGTTATCGGTAACTGAGATCGTGCGCAAGTTTGCCCATGCACCGGCACAACTGTTTGACGTGATTGAACGTGGTTTCCTGCGCGAGGGCTACTGGGCGGACTTGGTACTGGTCGAAGACACACCATTCACTGTCAAACGTCAGGAGATACTTTCTAAATGTGGCTGGTCGCCATTCGAAGGCACCACATTTCGTTCTCGTATCGCTTCCACGTGGGTCAACGGCAACCATGTGTGGGACGGCAACCGCCTTGTTGGCGTACCGAACGGCCAACGTCTGGAATTTGACCGCTGA
- the cysS gene encoding cysteine--tRNA ligase: protein MSLHLYNTLHRRVEPFEPLDPACPTMYVCGPTVYNYVHIGNARGPVVFGVLAALLRRRYGALRYARNITDVDDKINTAAQEQGVPISAITERFCAAYREDMKKLGVEPPDIEPEATAHMPQIIAMIEQLIERQHAYVAMEHVLFAVNSFADYGQLSRRDTEEMLAGARVEIAPYKRDPSDFVLWKPSSDQLPGWDSPWGRGRPGWHIECSAMAAAHLGETIDIHAGGIDLQFPHHENEIAQSRCAHGSSTFARVWMHNGMLNFEGAKMSKSLGNIETVHELVAKHPPEALRYALLSAHYRKPLDWSEALIAQSVRTLNRLYGTLRDLAAYPARAIIPGNIEAALDDDLNTPQALAELATLANEARIQLADTTHHAAAEVTTALTRLKAKLLGAGLALGLLQQTPEAWFSQGTNESDETHIQALIDARGAAKQARDFVRADAIRAQLAAEGIVLEDTPQGVRWMKQHT, encoded by the coding sequence ATGAGCCTGCACCTTTACAACACCCTTCACCGGAGAGTCGAGCCGTTCGAACCGCTGGACCCTGCCTGCCCAACTATGTATGTATGCGGTCCGACCGTCTACAACTATGTGCATATCGGCAACGCCCGCGGTCCAGTCGTGTTTGGGGTGTTGGCCGCGCTGCTGCGGCGGCGGTATGGGGCGCTGCGCTACGCACGCAACATCACTGACGTGGATGACAAGATCAACACTGCTGCGCAGGAGCAGGGTGTTCCCATCTCGGCCATTACTGAACGCTTTTGCGCTGCTTACCGTGAGGATATGAAAAAACTCGGTGTGGAGCCGCCTGATATCGAGCCGGAAGCCACTGCGCATATGCCACAGATCATCGCGATGATCGAACAGCTGATCGAACGCCAGCATGCATATGTCGCGATGGAGCATGTGCTGTTCGCGGTGAACAGCTTTGCCGATTATGGGCAACTGTCGCGCAGGGATACGGAAGAAATGTTGGCCGGTGCTCGAGTCGAGATCGCTCCATACAAGCGTGACCCAAGCGATTTCGTGCTGTGGAAACCTTCCAGCGATCAGCTTCCTGGCTGGGACTCGCCCTGGGGGCGCGGCCGCCCCGGCTGGCATATTGAGTGCTCCGCAATGGCCGCTGCGCATCTGGGGGAGACGATTGATATCCACGCTGGCGGAATCGATCTGCAATTCCCGCATCATGAAAATGAAATCGCACAAAGTCGCTGCGCACACGGCAGCAGTACGTTCGCACGGGTCTGGATGCACAACGGGATGCTCAATTTTGAAGGTGCCAAAATGAGCAAATCGCTGGGCAATATCGAGACCGTGCATGAGTTGGTGGCAAAGCATCCTCCCGAAGCACTACGTTACGCGCTGCTTTCGGCACATTATCGGAAACCGCTGGACTGGTCAGAGGCACTCATCGCACAGTCGGTACGCACTCTAAACCGGCTGTATGGGACGCTGCGCGATTTGGCGGCGTATCCGGCACGCGCCATCATCCCAGGGAATATCGAAGCAGCGTTGGATGACGATCTCAACACGCCGCAGGCGCTGGCCGAGTTGGCGACACTGGCAAACGAGGCACGCATCCAATTGGCTGACACCACACATCACGCAGCAGCCGAGGTCACTACCGCGCTCACCCGGCTGAAAGCCAAGTTGCTTGGCGCCGGACTGGCTCTTGGTCTGCTGCAGCAAACGCCGGAGGCATGGTTCAGCCAAGGTACCAACGAGAGCGATGAAACGCATATCCAGGCGCTGATTGATGCACGCGGTGCCGCCAAGCAGGCGCGGGATTTTGTACGTGCCGACGCAATCCGTGCACAACTCGCCGCAGAGGGTATTGTGCTTGAGGATACACCGCAGGGGGTACGCTGGATGAAGCAGCACACGTAA
- the yidD gene encoding membrane protein insertion efficiency factor YidD: MHPLILLLKIYKRLISPLLGPHCRFEPSCSEYAMVAIARFGTLRGIWLAARRLARCHPLQLGGHDPVPDNTSTQVNPRSHRCTGHHQ; this comes from the coding sequence ATGCACCCACTCATCCTCTTGCTCAAGATTTACAAGCGCCTTATTAGCCCACTGTTAGGGCCACATTGCCGTTTCGAACCAAGTTGCTCTGAATACGCGATGGTGGCTATTGCCCGCTTCGGCACGCTGCGCGGCATATGGTTAGCAGCACGTCGGCTGGCACGCTGCCATCCGTTGCAACTGGGTGGCCACGACCCGGTACCCGACAACACCAGCACACAGGTCAATCCCCGTTCTCATCGCTGTACAGGACACCACCAATGA
- a CDS encoding argininosuccinate synthase: MSNKNIVLAFSGGLDTSFCIPYLKEQGYAVHTVFADTGGVDEDERDFIEKRAAELGVASHLTVDGGPAIWDGFVKQLVWAGEAYQGQYPLLVSDRYLIVDAVLQRADALGTCAVAHGCTGMGNDQVRFDLAIKAQGDYTIIAPIREIQKEHTQTRLYEQKYLEERGFGVRAKQKNYTINENLLGITLSGGEIDKWEAPGEGARGWCAPRSAWPTDPLTVAIKFVEGEAVAVDGKPLSGPQILMKLNKLFASYGVGRGIYTGDTVIGLKGRIVYEAPGLTALLTAHRALEDAVLTKQQNRFKPHIARKWVELVYEGFFHDPLKTDLETFLKSSQANVNGEIVLETRGGRVDAVAVRSPHILTSKGVTYAQTADWGIEEAEGFIKLFGMSSTLYAHVNRSLRS; encoded by the coding sequence ATGAGTAATAAAAACATTGTCTTGGCCTTCTCCGGTGGACTCGACACCAGCTTTTGCATCCCCTACCTGAAAGAACAGGGCTATGCCGTACACACCGTATTTGCCGACACCGGCGGTGTTGACGAAGATGAGCGCGACTTCATTGAAAAACGTGCTGCCGAATTAGGCGTAGCTAGCCACCTCACCGTGGATGGCGGCCCTGCCATCTGGGATGGTTTCGTAAAACAGCTTGTCTGGGCTGGCGAAGCCTACCAAGGCCAGTACCCCTTACTTGTTTCTGATCGCTATTTAATTGTGGATGCCGTACTACAGCGTGCCGATGCACTGGGCACCTGCGCCGTTGCCCATGGGTGTACTGGCATGGGCAACGACCAAGTCCGCTTCGACCTGGCGATCAAAGCACAGGGCGACTACACCATCATTGCCCCGATTCGGGAAATCCAGAAAGAGCACACCCAGACCCGTCTGTACGAACAAAAATACTTAGAAGAACGCGGCTTTGGCGTCCGTGCCAAACAGAAAAACTACACCATCAATGAAAACCTCCTGGGCATCACCCTGTCTGGTGGCGAGATCGACAAATGGGAAGCCCCGGGAGAAGGTGCCCGTGGCTGGTGCGCCCCGCGCAGCGCCTGGCCCACCGACCCCCTCACGGTGGCTATCAAATTTGTTGAAGGCGAAGCCGTCGCCGTAGATGGAAAACCCCTTTCCGGCCCTCAGATTCTGATGAAACTCAACAAACTCTTCGCCTCCTATGGCGTGGGGCGCGGTATTTACACCGGCGATACCGTCATTGGCCTAAAAGGCCGCATCGTATACGAAGCCCCTGGACTCACCGCACTGCTGACCGCCCACCGTGCCCTGGAAGACGCCGTGTTGACCAAACAACAGAACCGCTTCAAACCCCACATAGCCCGTAAATGGGTTGAACTGGTGTACGAAGGATTTTTCCATGACCCCTTGAAGACCGACCTAGAGACCTTCTTAAAATCCTCCCAAGCCAACGTGAATGGTGAAATCGTCCTTGAAACCCGAGGTGGTCGAGTCGATGCCGTCGCAGTACGCTCACCGCACATCCTCACTAGCAAAGGCGTCACCTACGCCCAAACCGCTGACTGGGGTATTGAAGAAGCCGAAGGATTTATCAAACTCTTTGGCATGAGCTCCACCCTATACGCTCATGTAAATCGTTCCCTGCGCTCATGA
- a CDS encoding MFS transporter — protein sequence MSTSPSSNATLRTLLCRPGFTAVLAYRIAATLSYQIVSVTIGWHIYEITRNPLLLGLVALAEILPFFCIAPFAGYLVDHLPRRRLGMFASLGLAMTPTILLIAAFNTAPVTAPVQTTWPIYVAASLSGMVRSFIVPVYNALFARVLPREDYARGAGLGTVAFQASLVLSSMLGGILIALGGKELAYAAGVVAAIIALLALALLRVEEPAVDKPRAPVLGSIAEGVRFVFSNQIMLGAMALDMFSVLLGGAVSMLPAFIQDIFHYGPEGLGILRGTPALGSVLAGLWLARYPLQRHAGRTLLLAVAGFGICTIAFGLSQHFWVSAGILLVYGACDGISVVSRASILQLVTPDEMRGRVSSINSIFIGSSNELGAFYDGVMARFIGLVHAVVLGGFMTLVVVGITALKAPRLRRLDLRDL from the coding sequence ATGAGCACATCCCCTTCCTCCAACGCAACGCTGCGCACGCTGCTATGCCGTCCTGGTTTCACGGCGGTGCTGGCCTATCGCATCGCTGCAACGCTGTCTTACCAAATCGTGTCCGTGACGATCGGCTGGCATATTTACGAGATCACGCGTAACCCACTTTTACTCGGTCTGGTCGCTCTGGCTGAGATTCTTCCGTTTTTCTGCATCGCTCCATTCGCTGGTTATTTGGTCGACCATCTACCACGGCGTCGGCTGGGAATGTTCGCAAGTCTCGGCTTGGCAATGACTCCAACAATTTTACTGATAGCCGCATTCAACACGGCACCAGTAACGGCACCAGTACAGACTACTTGGCCAATCTACGTTGCGGCCAGTTTGAGTGGCATGGTGCGTTCTTTCATCGTCCCGGTGTACAACGCGCTGTTTGCACGTGTGCTGCCACGAGAAGACTATGCACGTGGTGCTGGACTTGGCACTGTAGCATTCCAGGCTAGTTTGGTGCTCAGTTCCATGCTGGGAGGCATCTTGATCGCTTTGGGCGGCAAAGAACTAGCTTATGCTGCCGGAGTGGTCGCAGCCATCATCGCGCTGCTTGCACTGGCATTGCTGCGGGTTGAAGAACCCGCAGTCGATAAACCACGTGCCCCAGTATTGGGCAGCATCGCCGAGGGCGTGCGCTTTGTGTTCTCCAATCAGATCATGCTTGGTGCGATGGCACTGGACATGTTCTCCGTGCTGTTGGGGGGTGCCGTGTCGATGCTGCCGGCGTTCATCCAGGATATTTTTCACTATGGTCCGGAGGGTCTGGGCATTTTGCGTGGCACGCCGGCGCTGGGTTCAGTACTGGCGGGGCTATGGCTGGCAAGGTATCCGCTACAACGTCACGCAGGACGCACCTTATTGCTGGCAGTCGCCGGATTCGGGATATGTACGATCGCGTTCGGTCTGTCCCAACACTTTTGGGTGTCAGCGGGGATACTTCTGGTTTATGGGGCATGCGACGGGATTTCTGTCGTCTCGCGCGCGTCAATCCTGCAATTGGTCACACCAGATGAGATGCGCGGTCGGGTCTCGTCAATCAATAGCATCTTCATTGGTTCGTCTAATGAGCTGGGCGCATTCTATGACGGAGTCATGGCACGTTTTATCGGCCTGGTACACGCTGTGGTTCTGGGCGGCTTTATGACATTGGTTGTCGTTGGCATCACGGCACTGAAGGCACCGCGGTTACGCCGGTTGGATCTACGCGATCTGTAA
- a CDS encoding SufE family protein has translation MTDDPFPLESTAAAAQAAIAEEFSFFGNWSERYQYLIDLGRKLPVFPESWKTEEHRLHGCQSMVWIVSEGNSDDLKFYGASDSAIVSGLIYLALRVYSGRSAAEILKTSPSYITDIGLAKHLSPTRNNGLAAMLDLIRNTAQALTA, from the coding sequence ATGACCGATGATCCATTTCCACTGGAATCCACCGCGGCAGCGGCGCAAGCAGCCATTGCCGAGGAATTTTCCTTCTTCGGCAACTGGTCGGAACGCTATCAGTATCTGATCGACTTGGGACGCAAGCTCCCAGTATTTCCCGAGAGTTGGAAAACGGAGGAGCACCGTCTGCACGGCTGCCAGTCCATGGTCTGGATTGTGTCTGAAGGCAATAGCGATGATCTCAAGTTCTATGGTGCCAGTGATTCAGCCATTGTCTCCGGTCTGATCTATCTAGCGTTGCGCGTTTACTCCGGACGCAGTGCCGCCGAAATACTAAAGACTTCCCCCAGTTACATCACCGATATCGGCCTCGCCAAACACCTGTCGCCAACACGTAATAATGGTTTGGCAGCAATGCTCGACTTGATTCGCAATACAGCGCAAGCACTTACCGCATGA
- a CDS encoding alpha/beta hydrolase, with the protein MTKSSRRSWSWLLGILAFFGLVFVLGPRTSTALPPIVPVSVPNHPNTLTQWLVQREDAAGQLRSDTQAHIVWADPLHPARAGCAMVYLHGFTASQGEGAPLHVKLARAFGCNLYLPRFPGHGLQAMDALRGIDAVQLRQAAAEAVAVARVLGERVVVIGTSMGGALATQVVAADPAQVQTLVLWSPLVRERDERLRVFGWPWGSQFVLWVKNSGDPVMRSSAKSPYWAGGAHLDGYRALYALSRGGMVPSMYAQIRVPVFVGYYYRDAHHQDTVVSVDAIRTMFTQLGTPPAQRQLLAFAQAGDHVIASPLRSNAAPQVFMATCRFIATHGGLRFAPTIPDCEHAWEY; encoded by the coding sequence ATGACTAAGTCCAGCAGACGGTCGTGGTCATGGTTGTTGGGGATCCTGGCTTTCTTCGGGTTAGTGTTCGTACTCGGCCCGCGTACTTCTACCGCCTTGCCACCGATTGTTCCGGTGAGTGTTCCGAATCATCCCAACACGCTGACCCAATGGTTGGTGCAACGTGAAGATGCAGCGGGTCAGCTCCGCTCGGACACACAGGCGCATATTGTCTGGGCTGATCCGTTGCATCCGGCGCGTGCCGGTTGTGCGATGGTTTATCTGCATGGCTTCACCGCAAGTCAGGGGGAAGGTGCTCCCCTTCATGTTAAGTTGGCCCGAGCATTTGGCTGTAATTTATATTTGCCCCGGTTCCCAGGGCACGGCCTACAGGCGATGGATGCACTCCGTGGTATTGATGCCGTACAACTGCGTCAGGCTGCTGCTGAAGCCGTTGCCGTGGCCCGTGTGCTGGGCGAGCGCGTTGTAGTGATTGGTACCTCCATGGGGGGGGCACTGGCTACCCAGGTTGTGGCTGCTGACCCAGCGCAAGTCCAGACACTGGTGTTGTGGTCCCCGTTGGTGCGTGAGCGTGATGAACGCTTGCGTGTATTTGGATGGCCTTGGGGTAGCCAATTCGTGCTCTGGGTTAAAAACAGCGGTGACCCAGTGATGCGCTCCTCGGCTAAAAGCCCCTACTGGGCTGGCGGGGCGCATCTGGATGGCTATCGTGCCTTGTATGCATTGAGCCGTGGTGGGATGGTGCCGTCCATGTATGCACAGATACGGGTACCTGTGTTTGTCGGTTACTACTACCGCGATGCGCACCATCAGGATACGGTCGTCTCGGTTGATGCCATACGTACGATGTTTACCCAATTGGGGACGCCGCCAGCACAGCGTCAGCTACTGGCATTTGCGCAGGCAGGTGACCACGTGATCGCCTCGCCATTGCGTTCCAATGCCGCTCCCCAGGTGTTCATGGCCACCTGTCGCTTCATTGCTACTCACGGTGGCCTACGCTTCGCTCCCACCATCCCAGACTGTGAACATGCTTGGGAATACTAG
- a CDS encoding N-acetylornithine carbamoyltransferase produces the protein MALKHFLNTQDWTCSELNALLTQARAFKHNKLGNALKGKSIALVFFNPSMRTRSSFELGAFQLGGHAIVLQPGKDAWPIEFDTGTVMEAETEEHICEVARVLGHYVDLIGVRAFPKFLDWTYDRQDIVLNSFAKYSPVPVINMETITHPCQELAHIMALQEHFGTTDLRGKKYVLTWTYHPKPLNTAVANSALTIATRLGMDVTLLCPTPDYVLDERYIDWARQNIADTGSTFQVSHDIDNAYRGADVIYAKSWGALPFFGNWAMEKPIRDQYRHFIVDEAKMALTNNAVFSHCLPLRRNVKATDAVMDGSNCIAIHEAGNRLHVQKAIMAALASQ, from the coding sequence ATGGCCTTGAAACACTTTTTGAATACCCAGGACTGGACTTGCTCTGAACTTAATGCACTGCTGACCCAAGCACGCGCGTTCAAGCACAACAAACTGGGGAACGCCCTGAAGGGCAAGTCCATCGCCTTAGTATTTTTCAACCCATCCATGCGTACCCGCAGCAGCTTTGAACTGGGAGCATTTCAGTTGGGCGGTCACGCCATCGTTTTACAGCCTGGCAAAGATGCCTGGCCGATTGAGTTCGATACCGGCACCGTGATGGAAGCAGAGACCGAAGAACACATCTGCGAAGTTGCCAGAGTCCTGGGTCACTACGTTGACCTCATCGGCGTGCGTGCGTTCCCGAAATTTTTAGACTGGACTTACGACCGCCAGGACATCGTACTCAACAGCTTTGCCAAATATTCCCCAGTGCCGGTGATCAACATGGAGACAATCACCCATCCCTGCCAGGAACTGGCACATATCATGGCCTTGCAGGAGCACTTTGGCACCACAGACTTGCGCGGCAAAAAGTACGTATTGACCTGGACCTATCACCCCAAACCCTTGAATACCGCCGTGGCCAATTCCGCACTGACCATCGCGACTCGCTTGGGCATGGATGTCACCTTACTGTGCCCAACCCCCGATTACGTCCTTGATGAGCGTTACATTGATTGGGCGCGGCAGAACATTGCAGACACTGGCAGCACCTTTCAAGTGAGCCACGACATCGACAACGCCTACCGTGGTGCTGATGTGATCTACGCCAAGAGTTGGGGCGCACTCCCGTTCTTTGGCAACTGGGCCATGGAAAAACCGATACGCGACCAATACAGACACTTTATCGTTGACGAAGCCAAAATGGCGTTGACCAACAACGCCGTCTTCTCGCATTGCTTACCACTGCGCCGTAACGTCAAGGCGACCGATGCAGTGATGGATGGATCTAACTGCATTGCCATCCATGAAGCTGGTAACCGCCTGCATGTACAAAAGGCCATCATGGCCGCACTTGCTTCCCAATAA
- a CDS encoding M23 family metallopeptidase gives MLALTVNRLLALGMLVTMTLPPITYAQNKINTQETRSEFPTNVSQGALVIGTVPAGSRVEYSGQVLRVDDKGQVVFGVGRNETGPLILRIQTPKGTVKQVNINVTTRQWPLEVVNGVPPKTVNPPPAIAARITREQAQITDARQRNDARSDFAQAFIWPVQGRISGRFGSERIYNGQTAGNGHSGMDIATATGTPVKAPAAGVITFAAPDLYLTGGTVLLDHGAGVSSNFLHLSRIDVKAGDHVDQGQVIGAVGATGRATGPHLHWGMNWFNVRIDPLLILERTR, from the coding sequence ATGCTTGCACTCACTGTGAATAGGTTACTCGCGCTCGGTATGTTGGTCACAATGACTTTACCGCCCATTACATATGCCCAGAACAAGATAAACACACAAGAAACCCGCTCTGAGTTTCCCACCAATGTATCCCAAGGCGCACTGGTGATCGGGACCGTCCCAGCAGGCAGCCGAGTCGAGTACAGCGGACAGGTGTTGCGAGTCGATGACAAGGGTCAGGTTGTCTTTGGAGTAGGCCGTAATGAAACCGGACCACTGATACTACGTATCCAAACCCCAAAAGGGACTGTCAAACAAGTCAACATCAACGTGACAACACGCCAATGGCCGCTTGAGGTGGTCAACGGCGTGCCGCCAAAAACAGTCAATCCACCACCAGCAATTGCTGCACGGATCACCCGTGAACAAGCACAAATCACTGATGCACGCCAGCGCAACGACGCTCGCTCGGATTTCGCCCAAGCCTTTATCTGGCCTGTACAAGGCCGAATCAGCGGACGTTTCGGCAGCGAACGCATCTACAACGGTCAAACTGCAGGCAACGGGCACTCAGGGATGGACATCGCCACAGCAACCGGGACGCCGGTAAAGGCACCAGCGGCTGGTGTGATCACCTTCGCCGCACCAGATTTGTACCTGACAGGCGGCACAGTGTTGTTAGACCATGGCGCTGGAGTCAGCTCCAACTTTCTGCACCTATCACGGATTGATGTAAAAGCTGGCGATCACGTGGATCAAGGTCAAGTCATCGGTGCAGTCGGTGCAACTGGGCGAGCCACCGGACCGCACTTACATTGGGGGATGAATTGGTTCAACGTGCGTATTGATCCTTTGTTAATACTCGAACGCACCCGCTAG
- the dksA gene encoding RNA polymerase-binding protein DksA yields the protein MAAKKIVKKIVPVVSNTAKPIGKNAAVAADKELPAKSPSPSAGKKRPATTKKAPVNKTVANKDAQVKLLSGHLTNKVAKSVLKSASKPMTAESVPIDNNVVPAVAIIPMDPKSTSAANHALISKSSAKTPAKFDSSRKPSASRPAGKVAVAVTGETLPRVSKTKYKVVKYNVDEATGRPILPLGYKPSSEEEYMNPLHQEYFRQRLEQWRKDLVEESKQTIENLRDEVRDIGDEAERATRETENSLELRTRDRYRKLIAKIDSTLNRLEINDYGYCVDTGEEIGLERLDARLTAERTIDAQERWEHLQKQQGD from the coding sequence GTGGCTGCTAAAAAAATTGTAAAGAAGATTGTTCCGGTTGTTTCCAACACTGCCAAGCCCATTGGCAAGAATGCGGCTGTTGCTGCTGATAAGGAACTACCTGCCAAGAGTCCCTCTCCGTCTGCCGGGAAGAAACGACCGGCCACTACCAAGAAAGCGCCTGTGAATAAGACTGTTGCCAATAAAGATGCTCAGGTCAAGCTTTTGTCTGGCCATCTTACAAATAAGGTCGCCAAATCTGTGCTCAAGTCGGCAAGTAAACCCATGACGGCAGAGTCCGTTCCGATCGACAATAACGTTGTTCCTGCGGTCGCGATAATTCCGATGGATCCCAAGTCTACGTCTGCGGCCAATCATGCGCTTATTTCGAAATCTTCAGCGAAGACGCCTGCTAAGTTTGATTCTTCCAGAAAACCGAGTGCCTCGCGTCCGGCAGGGAAGGTGGCTGTTGCAGTGACTGGTGAAACCCTGCCTCGCGTATCCAAGACGAAATATAAAGTCGTTAAATACAATGTCGATGAGGCGACCGGTCGTCCCATATTGCCTTTGGGTTACAAGCCCTCCTCAGAAGAGGAGTATATGAACCCGCTGCATCAGGAGTATTTCCGCCAGCGTTTAGAGCAATGGCGTAAGGATCTTGTCGAAGAGTCTAAGCAGACCATCGAAAATCTTCGCGATGAAGTACGTGATATTGGTGATGAAGCCGAGCGTGCGACCCGTGAAACCGAGAATTCGTTGGAACTGCGTACCCGTGATCGTTACCGTAAGTTAATTGCTAAGATTGATAGCACCCTCAATCGCTTGGAAATTAACGATTACGGCTACTGTGTGGATACCGGCGAGGAGATCGGCTTGGAGCGGCTTGATGCGCGTCTCACTGCCGAGCGTACGATTGATGCCCAAGAGCGTTGGGAACACCTACAAAAGCAGCAGGGCGATTAA